TGGCTGCTAGGGTTGTATCAAAAGTTGGACAAGAATATGACAAATCGAATGTATTATTAATGCATGCGATGGGTCCAAATGTTGCTGGTGTTATCGGTTCTGCCGTAGCTGCTGGTGTACTTTTATCGATTTTTTAATACAAACACTTAATAATCTAAAAGCTCAAAGTCTTCTATGGCTTTGGGCTTTTTTTATGTCTATAAATCTATTTTTTAATTCTATTTTATATTAGTTTTTTTAATATGTTTTTGGTACTATTTAAAGAAAAGTAAAAGGATATAAAATGGAGTGTGAATTCCCAACAGTTAATAGTAATACAGAAGAATTAAAAGAGATTTTTGAAAATACAAAAACTATTGCAGTAATAGGCTGTTCTCCAAATGAAGAAAAAGCAAGTAATAGAGTTGCAAACTATTTAAAGAATGCAGGTTTTAAAATGGTTCCTGTATATCCTAAAGAAGATGAAATTTTAGGAGAGAAAGTATATAGAAGTTTAAAAGAGATTCCTTTTAAAGTAGATATGGTTGATATCTTTAGAAAACCAGATGTAATTGCTCAAGTTGTTGATGAGTGTATTGAAAGAGGAGATATTGATACTGTATGGACTCAGCTAGGTTTAGTAAACAATGAAGCTGCAGCTAAAGCAAAAGAAAAAGGAATGAAAGTAGTACAAAATAAATGTACTAAGATTGAGCACAATAATATTTTTTAATTATTGTTTTTTTTGGGGTGTTTTGTTCTTTAAAACTAAAGTAGCAATACATCCTGATTTACCATCAGTTCTATTTTTTAAACTAATAGTAGCACCAAGTGCATCAGCAGCGTTTTTTGCTAAGAATAATCCAAGACCAGCTCCACTTTCTTCACCCATTCTTTTAAATGGTGCAAAAAGGTCAATAGCTTCATCAATACCACTTCCATCATCTGTAATAGAGATAGTTGTATTCTCTTTTGTCTTTTCAAGTCTTATGGCAATTGCTTTATTATCAGGAGTAAATTTAATTGCATTTTGTACAAAGTTTTGAATAATTTGGTTTAATAAAGTAGGTTGAAGTGTTACTTTATGGTGATTTACATTTGCAAAGAATGTAAGGATAATCTTCTTTTTAGAGCTTAACATTCTATAATCATTTGTTTTTCTTTGCATATATTGAACTAAATCAATCTCTTCTGGTTTTTCAAACTGTGCACCTTCTGCTCGTCCAATATCTAAAATAGAAGAAATCATTTTATTCATATCATTAATTTGTTCAACTGTTAATTTTAAAGTATCTTTGTACTTTTGAGCTTCTCTATCTTTCATTAATGTAACTTCATTTTTAAGTTTCATTACTGCTAATGGAGTCTTTAATTCATGGGCAACACCAATAAATAACTCTTTTTTAAACTTAATATTTGTTTCAATTCTTGTAGTTAAAGAGTTGATAGAATCAGCCAAAGGATGAAATTCAATAGGAAGATTAGCTTTATTAATCTGCGTTAAATAGTTTTCATCCATATTAGATAGTTTTTTTGTGATTTGAATAATTGGTCTTAAAAGTGTTTTTGAAACAGTAAAGGCATAAAGAACAACCATAATTAAACCACCAAAAGAGATTAATAAAATATTATTAAAAATCTTTGTAAGCATTTTAATTGATGAGTTAATATTTTTTACTATTTTTATGTATTGGTTTTTTTGATCATTAAATGGATATAAAATCTGCATAAAATGATTATTATTTAGTTCATATGTAGAGTAAGGAACTTCAGGTATATGTTTTAAAGTTACTAAATCTACATTGATTCCATTATGAGTAATAATATTAAAATTGTTTGAGCTTGTATCTGCGTTTTGACTAATTTTAAAAATTAGTTCAGCGTCAGAAAGAAGAGACTCTTTAAGCTCTTCATAGATAGTTGATTTCGTATAACCGTAAAAAATAAAAGATAGTATAATAATAAAAAGCGAAGTAGCAAGTATAAGTTTTTGATAAAACTGTTTATAAATGCTCTTCGCTTGTGTCATACGTTATTAACCTTTTAGGTGTGTAATTTCTTATGCTTCTTCGTCAGTATCAGGGTAACAGAATCTGTAACCTCTTCTTCTGATTGTTTCAATAGTAGAAATATTTAATGGTTTATCCATTTTTTGTCTAATTTGGTTAATTGCAACTTCAATTACGTTTGGAGTAACTAATTCTGGCTCTTCCCAGATAGCATCCAGTAATTGCTCTTTAGATACAATTTGATCTCTGTGTCTAGCAAGGTGAGTTAATACTTCAAAAGGTTTACCTTTTAATTCAATCTCTTCACCGTTGTATTCAATTTTCTCTTCATCAGGGTTAATTGAAAGGTCTTCAATTTCGATTACATTTGTTCCACCAAATCTTAATCTAGCTTCAATTCTTGCTAATAAGATATCGAAATCAAATGGTTTTTTGATATAGTCGTCAGCACCAGATTTTAAAGCTTCAATCTCAGAATCTTTGTCATCTCTTGCAGATAAAATAACAACTGCTGTTCTTGAACTTCTATTTTTTACAATTTTACACAGTTCAATACCGTCACCATCTGGTAACATCCAGTCAGTTAATACTAAATCATAATTTCTAATATCAATGAAGTACTCTGCATCTTTATAATTTTCTGCTGCATCTACTTGGTATCCAAAGTCTGTAAGACCTTCTTGCAGAGTTCTATTTAATGTAATTTCATCTTCAATAATTAATATTCTCATATAGATTTTCCTTAGTACGTTTGTAACTTAAATTTAAGTTAAGTTTAAATTTTGGCGTATTATATCATAAATATAGTAAAAATTAAAGGTTTTTTAAGGAAAATTTTGAAATTTATAAATAAGGTGCTAATTAACTTCATGTTAATATAATGTAGATAAAATATTCAAAACTAAAGTTATTAAGGAAAATAATGATTAAAATTACAAGTAAAAAATTAGTGACAAGCCTTATTGCAACAATAACATTAGCAACTAGTAGTGTAAGTGCTTCTGATGTTTTAGCAACAGTAAATGGTGATAAAATTACTAAGCAAGATGTAGCAATTTTATTAGGAAACCCAAATATTGATTTTAATTCTTTACCAAAAAAGAACAAAAATCAAATTTTAGACCAAATTATCAATAACAAACTTCTAACAGACAAAGCTGTAAGTAGTGGAGTTCAAAAAGATAAAGAGTATAAAGAGAGTTTAGAAAAATTAAAAAGAGATTTAGCTCTTAGAGTTTGGCTAAAAAAAGAGTCTGAAAATGTAAAAGTATCTGAAAAAGATATGAAAGATTACTACAATAAAAACAAGGCTCAATTTAAAGTACCAGCTACTTTAGAAGCTAGACATATTTTAACAAAAACAGAAAATGAAGCAAAAGATTTAATTAAAGCATTAGATAAATCTTCAAATAAAAAAGAAAAGTTTGTTGAATTAGCAAAAACAAAATCAGTTGGTCCAAGTGGTCCACAAGGTGGATATTTAGGTAAGTTCCCAGAAACTAAAATGGTTCCTGAATTCTCTAAAGCAGCAAAAGCTTTAAAGGTTGGAAGCTACTCTAAAAGCCCAGTTAAAACTCAATTTGGGTATCATGTGATTTATTTAGAAGACAAACAAGCTGAGAAACCTCTTGAGTTTGATAAAATCAAAAACAGAATTAAGCAAGTTTTATTACAAGAGAAATTTAAAAACTTCCTTGAGTCTGAAGCTAACAAGTTA
The Arcobacter sp. F155 genome window above contains:
- a CDS encoding sodium ion-translocating decarboxylase subunit beta, whose translation is AARVVSKVGQEYDKSNVLLMHAMGPNVAGVIGSAVAAGVLLSIF
- a CDS encoding CoA-binding protein, which produces MECEFPTVNSNTEELKEIFENTKTIAVIGCSPNEEKASNRVANYLKNAGFKMVPVYPKEDEILGEKVYRSLKEIPFKVDMVDIFRKPDVIAQVVDECIERGDIDTVWTQLGLVNNEAAAKAKEKGMKVVQNKCTKIEHNNIF
- a CDS encoding HAMP domain-containing sensor histidine kinase — its product is MTQAKSIYKQFYQKLILATSLFIIILSFIFYGYTKSTIYEELKESLLSDAELIFKISQNADTSSNNFNIITHNGINVDLVTLKHIPEVPYSTYELNNNHFMQILYPFNDQKNQYIKIVKNINSSIKMLTKIFNNILLISFGGLIMVVLYAFTVSKTLLRPIIQITKKLSNMDENYLTQINKANLPIEFHPLADSINSLTTRIETNIKFKKELFIGVAHELKTPLAVMKLKNEVTLMKDREAQKYKDTLKLTVEQINDMNKMISSILDIGRAEGAQFEKPEEIDLVQYMQRKTNDYRMLSSKKKIILTFFANVNHHKVTLQPTLLNQIIQNFVQNAIKFTPDNKAIAIRLEKTKENTTISITDDGSGIDEAIDLFAPFKRMGEESGAGLGLFLAKNAADALGATISLKNRTDGKSGCIATLVLKNKTPQKKQ
- the hsrA gene encoding homeostatic response regulator transcription factor HsrA, whose protein sequence is MRILIIEDEITLNRTLQEGLTDFGYQVDAAENYKDAEYFIDIRNYDLVLTDWMLPDGDGIELCKIVKNRSSRTAVVILSARDDKDSEIEALKSGADDYIKKPFDFDILLARIEARLRFGGTNVIEIEDLSINPDEEKIEYNGEEIELKGKPFEVLTHLARHRDQIVSKEQLLDAIWEEPELVTPNVIEVAINQIRQKMDKPLNISTIETIRRRGYRFCYPDTDEEA
- a CDS encoding peptidyl-prolyl cis-trans isomerase yields the protein MIKITSKKLVTSLIATITLATSSVSASDVLATVNGDKITKQDVAILLGNPNIDFNSLPKKNKNQILDQIINNKLLTDKAVSSGVQKDKEYKESLEKLKRDLALRVWLKKESENVKVSEKDMKDYYNKNKAQFKVPATLEARHILTKTENEAKDLIKALDKSSNKKEKFVELAKTKSVGPSGPQGGYLGKFPETKMVPEFSKAAKALKVGSYSKSPVKTQFGYHVIYLEDKQAEKPLEFDKIKNRIKQVLLQEKFKNFLESEANKLRDKAKIVIKL